From Bacteroidota bacterium, the proteins below share one genomic window:
- a CDS encoding T9SS type A sorting domain-containing protein, translating to MHITLTLAALLCFILRPLSVNGTGNSSIGDVSNNYWGGANPCTATGTQPGSMSWDGAHTNSNGIYFDCSGGSNLTTWQAHSFSVDCGGGFSRIGSGGAPEPQRIEQPLNEDSCQRWRLFEAGDAVGETENRMRFDSLKRYIESCAATDDQSYDAFTYLGHALAKFDTDDSTRWNKYREWLISVVFLNKTNPYYFCACVGAMAATYGVEPYRIANAGMAIEKYLLSDSNCASPGLRQQYEFDSVARFDAWLRGGAIPGQLDTVLPSLDTLGLGFLLTRRAIESGQNLSGIGLVDCSGSPNPFLNETELSFTLNRMTYVTVSIYDPLGRMVWGDGKGRSLDAGLHTIRIDGTGLPSGTLYARISTGFGEVKTVKLVHQE from the coding sequence ATGCACATTACACTGACACTTGCCGCATTGCTTTGCTTCATCCTGCGGCCGCTCTCAGTTAACGGGACCGGCAACTCCAGCATTGGGGATGTCTCGAACAACTACTGGGGTGGGGCCAATCCGTGCACTGCCACTGGTACGCAGCCTGGTTCGATGTCTTGGGACGGTGCGCACACTAATAGCAACGGCATCTATTTCGACTGTAGTGGCGGCTCGAACTTGACCACCTGGCAAGCCCACTCATTTAGTGTTGACTGCGGCGGCGGATTCTCACGGATTGGTTCAGGAGGAGCGCCGGAGCCGCAGCGCATCGAACAGCCACTCAATGAAGATTCGTGTCAGCGTTGGCGCTTATTCGAGGCCGGTGATGCAGTTGGGGAGACAGAAAACCGAATGCGTTTTGATAGCCTTAAACGGTACATAGAATCCTGTGCGGCTACAGACGACCAATCGTACGATGCGTTCACGTACCTCGGGCACGCATTAGCGAAATTCGACACGGATGACTCGACCAGATGGAATAAATACAGGGAATGGTTGATTTCTGTCGTTTTTCTTAACAAGACAAATCCATACTACTTCTGTGCTTGTGTAGGCGCGATGGCTGCGACATACGGCGTTGAACCGTACCGCATTGCGAACGCAGGAATGGCAATTGAAAAATATTTGCTCTCTGATTCGAATTGCGCGTCACCTGGCCTTCGACAGCAGTACGAATTCGATAGTGTCGCTCGCTTCGACGCTTGGCTCCGTGGCGGTGCCATCCCCGGCCAGCTCGATACTGTACTACCCAGCCTCGACACGCTGGGTCTTGGCTTCCTGCTGACACGGCGAGCAATCGAATCGGGTCAGAACCTCTCGGGCATCGGGCTCGTCGATTGCTCCGGGAGTCCGAATCCGTTCTTGAACGAAACCGAACTCTCATTCACGCTCAATCGCATGACCTACGTGACGGTCTCGATCTACGACCCATTGGGACGTATGGTATGGGGTGACGGCAAGGGGCGCTCACTTGATGCAGGGCTACATACCATCCGCATCGATGGCACCGGCTTGCCGAGCGGCACACTCTACGCCCGCATCTCGACCGGCTTCGGTGAGGTCAAGACGGTGAAGCTCGTACATCAGGAGTAG
- the dprA gene encoding DNA-protecting protein DprA — protein sequence MESEELLYYYALSLSSGIGAGRLVAIRTYFGDSRKAFEASARKLAAVPGVGKATAEEWFSSRDENLERATRDLAALPQTAGIMTFFDADYPDSLRSIFNPPALLWLNGERALLQAERMVAVIGSRRITDYGKRVTKDICTDLAGAGVTVVSGLALGVDSAGHRAVFDAGGSTIAVLGSGIDVIYPPSNKSFAAELVRSGRGLVISELPLGTKPDAKNFPWRNRIVSGLSASTVVIESDEKGGSMITASIALDQDRDVFALPGDVDRPMSRGPNLLLAEGRAKPFRNAQDILKSLGWISDGSNERSKAEIKKHAEHLSGDQKKLYDILTTAGEPLYIDTIIERSGVDVQTVLVRLLELEFKDLIRQLPGKHFTAIF from the coding sequence TTGGAATCCGAAGAACTACTATACTATTACGCATTGTCGCTTTCGAGCGGGATCGGAGCCGGGAGGCTTGTGGCGATCCGCACATACTTCGGCGATAGCCGCAAGGCGTTCGAAGCAAGCGCGCGCAAGCTTGCCGCTGTGCCCGGTGTCGGGAAGGCGACGGCTGAAGAGTGGTTCTCATCGCGCGACGAGAATCTCGAGCGCGCAACACGCGATCTTGCTGCATTGCCCCAGACTGCCGGCATCATGACATTCTTCGATGCCGATTATCCCGACTCGCTGCGCAGCATTTTCAACCCGCCCGCTCTGCTGTGGCTCAACGGCGAACGCGCGTTGTTGCAGGCAGAGCGGATGGTTGCCGTCATCGGCTCGCGCCGCATCACCGACTATGGCAAGCGTGTGACGAAAGATATCTGCACCGATCTTGCCGGAGCGGGCGTGACCGTCGTGAGCGGCCTCGCGCTTGGCGTTGACAGCGCGGGCCATCGTGCGGTCTTCGATGCAGGCGGTTCGACGATCGCTGTGCTTGGCTCGGGTATCGACGTGATCTATCCGCCGTCGAACAAGTCGTTCGCTGCAGAGCTTGTGCGCTCCGGCCGTGGGCTTGTCATCTCCGAGCTTCCGCTCGGCACGAAACCCGATGCGAAGAATTTCCCGTGGCGCAACCGCATTGTTAGCGGCCTTTCGGCTTCGACCGTTGTCATCGAAAGCGATGAGAAAGGCGGCTCGATGATCACGGCGTCGATCGCACTGGACCAAGACCGCGACGTCTTCGCGCTTCCCGGCGATGTTGACCGCCCGATGAGTCGCGGACCGAACCTCCTCCTCGCCGAAGGCCGCGCAAAGCCATTTCGCAATGCGCAGGATATCCTCAAGAGTCTCGGCTGGATCTCCGACGGTTCGAACGAACGCAGCAAAGCCGAGATCAAGAAGCATGCCGAACATCTCAGCGGAGATCAGAAGAAGCTCTATGACATCCTCACGACTGCCGGAGAGCCACTGTATATAGATACGATCATCGAACGCTCCGGCGTTGACGTGCAGACCGTACTGGTCCGTTTGCTAGAGCTGGAGTTCAAAGACCTCATCCGCCAACTCCCCGGCAAACACTTCACAGCGATCTTCTGA